The following proteins come from a genomic window of Mucinivorans hirudinis:
- a CDS encoding Laminin_G_3 domain containing protein has protein sequence MTMKIKSLIGIVALVALASCQDAQRKTIDNLVYFNEASRAKSVDVALQSGGATHSSLIVRMAKSIGEDIVVDIVVDEEVLEAYNKKNESKFKLPKKEDFTFTAQATIKAGEVAALPIAVEIKKFKPEPGVQYAIPLRIASIAGSVEQSESSSSIVLTLKAPLRQHTPKFTGKNGMKVKPFENWNMSLKNYTLEWWSRVTSSRGDGGYTKNNQALFNSGSASTEFYVRFGDLIHHSQKQKKYVYNFLQMKAFGSQFDTGHPDQGKGLNPGEWIHFAITYDSQQGATLLYKNGEVVATLKTPAGQEMLIDKFAMISSGTQYFPDYCELAQVRFWKVTRSGNQIRKFMKSEVEYTHPELIFYLPMNEGKGSLMKDVTGNGHDVVAGSLSSSHSPDITWQEYTF, from the coding sequence ATGACAATGAAAATAAAATCACTTATAGGCATCGTGGCTCTTGTGGCGCTCGCCTCGTGCCAAGATGCTCAAAGAAAGACGATTGACAATCTCGTCTACTTCAACGAAGCTTCCCGAGCAAAATCGGTGGATGTGGCTCTGCAAAGCGGTGGTGCGACACACTCCTCTCTGATTGTACGTATGGCTAAATCCATTGGCGAAGACATCGTTGTGGACATAGTGGTGGACGAAGAGGTGTTGGAAGCATATAACAAGAAGAATGAAAGCAAGTTCAAACTGCCCAAAAAAGAGGACTTCACCTTTACGGCTCAAGCCACCATCAAGGCAGGTGAGGTTGCGGCTCTTCCGATAGCCGTAGAAATAAAGAAGTTTAAGCCCGAGCCGGGAGTTCAGTACGCCATTCCGCTACGCATTGCATCCATTGCGGGAAGTGTTGAGCAATCCGAATCATCTTCATCCATTGTCCTAACGCTAAAAGCGCCATTAAGACAACACACTCCCAAGTTTACCGGTAAGAACGGGATGAAGGTAAAGCCGTTCGAAAATTGGAATATGTCGCTCAAGAACTACACTTTGGAGTGGTGGAGTCGGGTTACATCATCCCGCGGCGACGGCGGATATACTAAGAACAATCAGGCTCTTTTCAACTCGGGTAGTGCCTCGACGGAGTTTTATGTGAGATTTGGAGACTTGATTCACCACAGTCAGAAACAGAAAAAATATGTGTATAATTTCTTGCAAATGAAAGCATTCGGCTCTCAGTTTGACACCGGACACCCCGACCAAGGCAAGGGGCTCAATCCCGGCGAATGGATTCATTTTGCCATCACCTACGATTCTCAACAAGGCGCTACACTCCTCTACAAGAATGGTGAGGTGGTTGCCACACTCAAGACGCCGGCAGGACAGGAAATGTTAATCGACAAATTTGCGATGATTTCATCGGGAACACAATACTTCCCCGACTACTGCGAACTTGCACAGGTACGCTTTTGGAAGGTGACACGTAGCGGCAACCAAATAAGAAAGTTTATGAAATCTGAGGTGGAATACACCCATCCTGAGCTGATTTTCTACCTGCCGATGAACGAGGGTAAAGGCTCACTAATGAAAGATGTCACCGGAAACGGACACGATGTGGTAGCCGGCAGTTTATCCTCCAGCCACTCTCCGGATATTACTTGGCAGGAGTACACCTTCTGA
- a CDS encoding Endo-beta-N-acetylglucosaminidase F2 has translation MKKNNKCIYIGLTTLFFLQTFLMTSCEKWTDAQAKDFFVAPTEQYRKNLKEYFESPHKVMFGWFGNWVGKGGSMQYSLMGLPDSVDFVSLWLQMGKLTPAQQEDLKEFQEKGSRAVYCFTSNDIGKFCTPEGVTDVAEFWGYKDQKEESYIQASKKYAMAIADSCEKYNVDGFDIDMELTGTLINFSRPERLDAFMTTLREEFDKKGRMLIADIPAGWNQYYQIFTPKVLRSLDYIIWQSYDICGSHGSLDNMFLSLKRYYPKEEGLWEEVVKKSILTATFERAIDKPKFKGLQTYRPSFGIEHAGIGAYHIEYDYPGNPDYPYVREGILIQNTKPKK, from the coding sequence ATGAAAAAGAATAATAAATGTATATATATAGGTTTGACGACACTATTCTTCCTGCAAACCTTTCTGATGACCTCCTGTGAGAAATGGACAGATGCTCAAGCCAAAGACTTCTTTGTTGCTCCCACAGAGCAATACAGAAAAAATCTGAAAGAGTACTTCGAATCACCCCATAAAGTTATGTTCGGTTGGTTCGGCAACTGGGTGGGCAAGGGTGGCTCGATGCAGTACTCTCTGATGGGACTGCCCGATAGTGTGGACTTTGTGAGCCTGTGGCTGCAAATGGGTAAGCTAACGCCCGCACAGCAAGAGGATTTGAAGGAGTTTCAGGAAAAGGGCTCGCGAGCGGTGTACTGTTTTACCAGCAACGACATAGGAAAATTTTGTACTCCCGAAGGAGTAACGGATGTTGCCGAATTTTGGGGATACAAGGATCAAAAGGAGGAGAGCTACATACAGGCATCGAAGAAGTATGCTATGGCAATAGCCGACTCCTGTGAGAAATATAATGTAGACGGATTCGACATTGATATGGAGCTGACCGGTACGTTGATAAATTTCAGTCGCCCCGAACGCTTAGACGCATTTATGACGACCCTGCGCGAGGAGTTCGACAAAAAAGGGCGTATGCTCATTGCCGACATTCCGGCAGGCTGGAATCAATACTACCAAATATTCACCCCCAAAGTATTGAGAAGTCTGGACTACATTATCTGGCAGTCCTACGACATATGCGGCAGCCACGGCTCGTTGGACAATATGTTTCTCAGTCTCAAGCGCTATTACCCGAAAGAGGAGGGGCTTTGGGAAGAGGTGGTAAAGAAATCTATCCTCACGGCAACCTTCGAGAGGGCAATAGACAAACCAAAATTCAAAGGGCTACAGACCTATCGCCCCTCATTCGGCATCGAACACGCCGGCATCGGGGCATACCACATCGAGTATGACTATCCGGGTAATCCGGATTATCCATACGTACGTGAGGGCATATTAATACAAAATACAAAACCTAAAAAATAG
- a CDS encoding SusD family outer membrane protein: MNTHKLKQYTFAIFCAITTCFQTSCTQNFEEYNRNPTALTPEQMLGDNVLMGEKIKGISPVLVQGHQNDSQIIEQMVASEYGGYISCVNPWGNSGNFYTYNPRIGWIGITFEKIMSQIYTSFFKIKEETGGKGIVYAWAQIMRVAGSLKLSDTYGPIPYSKVSKENLTSSYDSMEELYNQMFSDLQEAIDVISISVSAGEDFTSLKDFDYFYQGDFKRWVKFANTLKLRMAMRLANVKPELAQQKGEEALTHTIGVMTETGDAAWSSFNDGMNPFYRSAYTWNGGECVVSANLSSYLQGYEDPRLTKYINEPENGSTGYAGVRNGIKQSQGTFAAYQKWAKPRIGQDDKQLVMSAAEAYFLRAEYALRWGKGNAREYYEKGVEISMSERGATIGNYLKSAKTPASYKDPINPLHNADAVTKVCPKYNESAQIEENLERIMIQKWLASFPNGWEAWVDFRRTGYPKRFPIVNNLSSEGVSSERGMRRLPYPESERNTNRKNYDAALVLLGGADKGTTELWWAKKN; this comes from the coding sequence ATGAATACCCATAAACTTAAACAATATACCTTTGCCATATTTTGTGCAATAACCACCTGTTTTCAAACAAGCTGCACCCAGAACTTTGAAGAATATAACAGAAACCCCACAGCACTCACTCCCGAGCAAATGTTGGGAGACAATGTGTTGATGGGAGAGAAGATTAAAGGAATCTCACCCGTATTGGTGCAAGGGCATCAAAATGATTCGCAGATAATCGAACAAATGGTGGCGTCGGAGTATGGTGGTTACATCAGCTGTGTGAACCCTTGGGGCAACAGCGGGAATTTTTACACCTACAACCCAAGAATCGGATGGATAGGCATAACATTCGAGAAAATAATGAGTCAAATCTACACCTCTTTCTTCAAAATAAAGGAAGAGACCGGGGGCAAAGGCATTGTATATGCTTGGGCGCAAATAATGCGGGTGGCAGGCTCACTCAAACTCAGCGACACGTATGGACCCATTCCCTACTCCAAAGTATCGAAGGAGAATCTCACATCCAGCTATGATAGTATGGAGGAGCTTTACAATCAAATGTTTAGCGACCTACAAGAGGCGATTGACGTTATAAGCATATCTGTTAGCGCGGGCGAGGATTTCACCTCTTTGAAGGACTTTGACTATTTTTATCAAGGTGATTTCAAACGTTGGGTGAAGTTTGCCAATACCCTCAAACTACGTATGGCAATGCGCCTTGCCAACGTCAAACCGGAATTGGCACAGCAAAAAGGCGAAGAGGCTCTCACTCACACAATCGGCGTGATGACCGAGACAGGTGACGCGGCGTGGAGCTCATTCAACGACGGGATGAACCCATTCTACCGCTCTGCCTACACGTGGAACGGCGGCGAATGTGTGGTCAGCGCCAACCTATCTTCTTACCTACAAGGGTATGAAGACCCGCGTCTTACCAAGTATATCAATGAACCCGAAAACGGAAGTACAGGTTATGCAGGCGTACGCAACGGAATCAAACAGTCCCAGGGAACTTTCGCAGCATACCAAAAATGGGCGAAACCACGAATAGGACAAGATGACAAGCAGCTAGTAATGTCGGCTGCCGAGGCATACTTCCTAAGGGCGGAATATGCTCTGAGATGGGGCAAGGGCAATGCTAGGGAATATTACGAAAAGGGTGTTGAAATTTCAATGTCTGAGAGAGGTGCAACCATTGGTAACTACCTGAAGAGCGCAAAGACGCCCGCCAGCTACAAAGACCCGATAAACCCTCTTCACAATGCCGACGCCGTAACAAAAGTTTGCCCAAAATATAACGAGTCTGCACAGATTGAAGAGAATCTGGAGCGCATTATGATTCAAAAGTGGTTAGCGTCATTTCCTAACGGATGGGAGGCATGGGTCGATTTTCGCCGCACGGGGTATCCCAAACGCTTCCCCATCGTGAACAACCTGAGCAGCGAAGGAGTAAGTTCGGAAAGGGGGATGAGACGCCTACCCTACCCCGAATCGGAGAGAAACACCAATCGAAAAAACTATGATGCCGCCCTTGTGCTTTTGGGAGGTGCCGACAAGGGCACAACCGAATTATGGTGGGCAAAGAAAAATTAA
- a CDS encoding SusC/RagA family TonB-linked outer membrane protein, whose amino-acid sequence MVTSVRAQERLLTLKGRNVSLGTVLKEIEKQISMPVVYSIDDINTNRSVTLNVTNKSLSDVFDQLFKNSNLSYSIVDGQIIISKMDSRITATGRVTDTNGEPLIGASIVVKGSNNATITDVYGNFALEVQRGDILQVSYVGCVTSEHSVMDNQPLELTLAEDARALGEVVVTALGIRRSEKALSYNVQKVDNDALTTVKETNFVNSLNGRVAGVTINASAAGAGAGTRVVMRGNKSLTKDNNALYVIDGIPMTNINTGATQVGTLSKQPGSSSVADINPEDIESISVLTGASAAALYGSAAANGVVLITTKSGKAGKARLTYSNSTSFSDPLMMPKFQNTYGNNDGVMGSWGARLQTPSNFNPRDFFNTGLNLINSITFTTGTDQNQTYASVAATNTTGIIPTNTYNRYNFSIRNTSKFLQDKMILDVSAQYVIQNNENMISGGQHFNPLVSLYLFPRGENFQEVQMFERYNTARNIMTQYWPNSIFGTELGMQNPYWMLHRMANNLHKKRYVFNTSLKYNITNWLNLAARVRVDNSNFDTYDRFYASTSTTFTEGSPKGYYYHSKADDSSLYGDVIANINKNFFGDKLNVTAVVGASIDDRRSNSAYMNGGLQTVPNHFHYGNIAAATSKTNEGVWHDQDQAIFASAELGWQRMIYLTLTGRNEWSSKLAYTAKTSFFYPSVGLSLIISEMMQMPKAISYLKIRGSYANVGMAPGRYRTLEQYYYNEQTKNYRLPDTRFNPYLVPEDTKSYEVGINMRFFESRIGLDLTLYRSNTYNQVFDIEASSSSGYKKNTVQAGNVQNQGIELGLRYTDTYGQFKVSTGLNYTLNENKIVQLANGATNLLTGETIEMDYLPMGTLGAESGPTIRLTEGGTMGDLYINQRLRQSPNGYIWKDENGNLQVEKIDYISAGTLLPKFNLGWNSNVEWNGINLGFTFTGRFGGLVLSNTQAFLDRYGVSQASADARDNGGVMVGTSKTSAQNYYETTSSAIGTYYLYDATNIRLAELSLSYRVPRKWFNDKLDLTLSLTGKNLWMIYCKAPYDPEVTPSVSGNFYQGVDFFQQPSLRSYGFNVKLSF is encoded by the coding sequence ATGGTGACCTCTGTGCGAGCACAGGAGCGCCTGCTCACTCTCAAAGGTAGAAATGTCTCCCTTGGTACAGTGTTGAAAGAGATAGAAAAACAGATTTCGATGCCAGTGGTCTACAGCATCGACGACATTAACACCAACCGCTCGGTGACCCTCAACGTCACCAATAAATCACTCTCCGACGTTTTTGACCAACTTTTCAAAAACAGCAATCTCAGCTACTCCATTGTTGATGGACAAATAATTATCAGCAAAATGGACAGTCGGATCACAGCCACCGGCAGGGTAACAGATACCAACGGCGAACCGCTCATAGGAGCAAGCATAGTGGTAAAAGGGAGCAATAATGCCACCATAACGGATGTCTACGGCAACTTCGCACTGGAGGTGCAACGTGGCGACATACTCCAAGTCTCCTACGTGGGTTGCGTCACAAGCGAGCATAGTGTGATGGATAACCAACCCCTTGAACTGACACTGGCAGAGGATGCCAGAGCACTGGGAGAGGTTGTGGTTACTGCACTCGGCATTCGGCGCTCAGAAAAGGCATTGAGCTACAATGTGCAAAAGGTGGATAACGACGCCCTCACTACGGTGAAAGAGACAAACTTTGTTAACAGTCTAAACGGCAGGGTGGCAGGTGTAACCATCAACGCCTCGGCAGCGGGAGCAGGTGCGGGAACGCGTGTGGTTATGCGGGGCAACAAATCGCTGACAAAAGACAACAACGCCCTCTACGTAATTGACGGTATACCAATGACAAACATCAACACCGGAGCAACGCAGGTAGGCACTCTCTCCAAACAACCGGGCTCGAGTAGCGTGGCAGACATCAATCCGGAGGATATAGAGAGCATATCGGTGCTGACGGGAGCTTCCGCCGCAGCCCTCTATGGTTCGGCAGCAGCCAACGGCGTTGTACTGATTACGACCAAATCGGGCAAAGCCGGTAAAGCAAGGCTCACTTACAGCAATAGCACATCTTTTTCCGATCCATTGATGATGCCTAAGTTCCAAAATACCTATGGCAACAACGATGGGGTAATGGGCAGTTGGGGAGCACGGCTTCAGACTCCAAGTAATTTCAACCCGAGAGATTTCTTCAACACGGGTCTGAACCTAATCAACAGCATAACATTCACAACCGGAACAGACCAAAACCAAACCTACGCCTCGGTTGCTGCCACCAACACCACCGGCATCATCCCCACCAACACCTACAACCGGTACAACTTCTCTATCAGAAATACCAGTAAATTTCTCCAAGACAAAATGATTCTGGATGTGAGCGCACAATATGTCATTCAGAACAACGAGAATATGATAAGCGGAGGACAACATTTCAATCCGTTAGTCTCTCTCTATCTGTTCCCCCGAGGAGAGAATTTTCAGGAAGTTCAAATGTTTGAGCGTTACAACACGGCACGTAATATTATGACACAATATTGGCCTAACTCCATTTTTGGAACCGAACTCGGTATGCAAAACCCCTATTGGATGCTCCACCGAATGGCAAATAATCTCCATAAGAAACGCTATGTTTTTAACACCAGCTTGAAATACAACATAACCAACTGGCTGAACCTTGCCGCACGGGTGAGGGTAGACAACTCCAATTTCGACACCTACGACAGATTCTATGCCAGCACAAGTACCACCTTTACCGAGGGTAGCCCAAAGGGTTACTACTACCACTCCAAAGCGGACGATTCGTCTCTATATGGGGATGTAATTGCAAACATTAACAAAAACTTCTTTGGCGATAAATTGAACGTCACTGCCGTCGTCGGTGCTTCAATTGACGACAGAAGAAGCAACAGCGCCTATATGAACGGCGGCTTGCAGACCGTACCCAACCACTTCCACTATGGCAACATAGCTGCGGCAACCTCCAAGACCAACGAAGGTGTTTGGCACGACCAAGACCAAGCTATCTTTGCTAGTGCCGAATTAGGGTGGCAGCGTATGATTTACCTAACCCTGACAGGACGCAATGAGTGGAGCTCGAAATTGGCATACACCGCCAAGACCTCGTTCTTCTATCCCTCGGTGGGTTTGTCATTGATAATTAGCGAAATGATGCAAATGCCCAAAGCCATAAGTTACTTAAAGATTCGCGGTTCTTATGCCAATGTGGGGATGGCTCCCGGTCGCTACAGAACTTTGGAACAATACTACTACAACGAACAGACCAAAAATTACCGACTGCCCGACACACGCTTCAACCCATACCTTGTACCGGAGGACACCAAATCGTATGAGGTGGGTATCAATATGAGGTTTTTTGAGAGCCGTATAGGTTTGGACTTAACACTATATCGCTCCAACACATACAATCAAGTATTCGACATTGAAGCATCCAGCTCTTCCGGATATAAGAAAAACACCGTTCAGGCAGGAAACGTACAGAACCAAGGTATCGAACTGGGTTTGCGATATACGGATACCTATGGCCAGTTCAAAGTTTCGACGGGGTTGAATTACACCCTCAACGAGAACAAAATAGTACAGTTGGCAAACGGAGCCACCAACCTTCTCACGGGTGAAACCATTGAGATGGATTACCTCCCGATGGGCACATTGGGTGCGGAAAGCGGACCTACCATTCGACTGACAGAAGGTGGAACAATGGGTGACTTATACATCAATCAACGCCTGCGCCAATCACCCAACGGATACATTTGGAAAGATGAAAACGGAAATTTGCAAGTCGAAAAGATTGACTACATAAGTGCCGGCACGCTGCTTCCGAAGTTCAATCTGGGGTGGAACTCAAATGTGGAGTGGAATGGCATCAATTTAGGTTTCACCTTTACCGGACGTTTCGGCGGTTTGGTCTTGTCGAATACTCAGGCATTTCTGGACAGATACGGCGTGTCGCAGGCATCAGCCGATGCTCGAGACAACGGCGGAGTGATGGTGGGCACAAGTAAGACAAGTGCGCAGAACTATTACGAGACCACCTCCTCGGCTATCGGCACATACTACCTGTACGATGCCACCAACATCCGACTGGCGGAATTGAGTCTAAGCTACCGTGTGCCCAGAAAATGGTTCAACGACAAACTCGACCTAACCCTCTCCCTGACGGGAAAGAATCTCTGGATGATATATTGCAAAGCTCCCTACGACCCCGAGGTTACCCCATCCGTGTCAGGCAACTTCTACCAGGGCGTAGACTTTTTCCAACAACCGAGCCTAAGAAGTTACGGATTTAATGTTAAACTTTCTTTCTAA
- a CDS encoding Nucleoside diphosphate kinase: MAGNRTFTIIKPNAVANNNIGNICAMIEKAGFRIIAMKMTYLSRSDAEKFYYVHKGRFFFRNLYLFMTSGPIVVMVLEKENAVEDFRKLIGSTNPEMAAEGTIRKLYAQSKTRNAIHASDSDENAAWEASFFFSDKEIIDTEYCLPLPEDEIDSD; the protein is encoded by the coding sequence ATGGCAGGAAATCGCACATTCACCATCATTAAGCCCAATGCCGTGGCTAACAACAATATAGGCAATATATGCGCTATGATTGAAAAGGCGGGCTTCCGTATTATCGCTATGAAGATGACCTATCTGAGTCGCTCGGATGCCGAAAAATTTTACTATGTTCACAAGGGACGTTTCTTCTTCCGCAACCTCTACCTCTTTATGACCTCGGGTCCGATTGTGGTTATGGTGCTCGAAAAGGAGAATGCCGTAGAGGATTTCCGCAAGTTGATAGGCTCGACAAATCCCGAAATGGCTGCCGAGGGAACCATCCGCAAACTCTATGCGCAGAGCAAGACCCGTAACGCGATTCACGCCTCAGATTCTGATGAAAACGCAGCGTGGGAGGCTTCTTTCTTCTTCTCGGACAAAGAGATAATCGACACCGAATATTGCCTACCACTGCCCGAAGACGAGATTGACAGCGATTAG
- a CDS encoding 4-hydroxybenzoyl-CoA thioesterase, translated as MIITPIQLRWSDFDILRHVYNGRYQEFYDAGKSEYFELVLDMQLSWTTTTEGFITAQTTTNYYSPIEFGQSVEVFTRVENIGNKSVVMFQQIRDVVNAEVKSDSRSVMVGYNPQSKETFEIPENWRKLIETEENQK; from the coding sequence ATGATCATAACTCCCATTCAGCTCCGTTGGAGCGATTTCGACATATTGAGGCACGTCTATAACGGTCGTTACCAGGAGTTCTATGACGCCGGCAAGAGTGAGTATTTTGAATTAGTGCTCGATATGCAACTATCGTGGACAACCACCACTGAGGGGTTTATCACAGCACAGACCACCACAAACTACTACTCGCCAATAGAGTTTGGGCAGAGTGTGGAGGTTTTTACTCGTGTGGAAAATATTGGTAATAAAAGCGTTGTGATGTTTCAGCAGATACGGGATGTTGTGAACGCAGAGGTCAAGTCGGACAGTCGTTCGGTGATGGTGGGTTATAATCCGCAGTCGAAGGAGACTTTCGAGATTCCCGAAAATTGGAGAAAATTAATCGAAACAGAAGAAAATCAAAAATAA
- a CDS encoding Menaquinone via futalosine step 1 has translation MKVVAVSYLNTVPFIYGIERVSPLGRLSLSLAVPAACADILKKGEADIALIPAAEVLQIPNYKVITDYCIAAEGAVDTVALLSNSQILDIKRIYLDADSRTSVLLVKILAKEYWGIEPEWVDGIPLQIKEGEGVMAIGDKVFEMEKVFAKKWDLAHEWQQMTGLPFVFAVWVATTERGKEFEDELNEALKVGVENIAASIPAKYDFQKAYNYLINNIKFNLDEPKRESLKIFWEKIITPG, from the coding sequence GTGAAAGTTGTAGCCGTATCGTACCTCAATACCGTGCCGTTTATATATGGCATCGAGCGGGTTTCTCCACTTGGGCGGCTCTCTCTTAGCCTTGCTGTGCCTGCTGCCTGCGCCGATATTCTCAAGAAAGGCGAGGCGGATATTGCTTTAATTCCTGCGGCAGAGGTGCTGCAAATCCCAAATTATAAAGTTATTACCGATTATTGTATCGCCGCCGAAGGTGCTGTTGATACGGTTGCTCTTTTGTCCAATTCTCAGATTTTAGATATTAAAAGAATCTATTTGGATGCCGATTCGCGTACTTCGGTGCTTTTGGTAAAAATTCTGGCGAAAGAGTATTGGGGCATCGAGCCCGAGTGGGTAGATGGTATTCCATTGCAAATAAAAGAGGGTGAGGGTGTTATGGCTATTGGTGATAAAGTTTTCGAGATGGAAAAGGTTTTTGCGAAAAAGTGGGATTTGGCGCACGAGTGGCAACAGATGACAGGGTTACCTTTTGTCTTTGCCGTGTGGGTTGCCACTACTGAGCGGGGCAAAGAGTTTGAGGATGAGTTGAATGAGGCGTTGAAAGTGGGTGTTGAAAATATCGCCGCCTCAATTCCTGCCAAATATGATTTCCAAAAGGCATATAACTATCTTATTAATAATATAAAGTTTAATCTTGACGAACCCAAAAGGGAGTCCCTGAAAATCTTTTGGGAGAAGATCATCACACCGGGCTGA
- a CDS encoding Magnesium and cobalt transport protein CorA, producing the protein MIVLYLKSLNKVIRDPEAKLFEELGYDDLLWIDLLKPTPKERKIVEEFMEIDLQTRQQIEEIETSSRYSESENAIICNSSFIVTSKDDVAGYRSEPVSFIISEGVLVSVRGVELKTFEEASRKLQINYRSYTTGYHVLISILEARIDLDADMVETLSKQIATVNVSDKDVDKSVDKEILILINNLQESMMLLRETIFDRQRLLSGIQRSERFPNDIYPRVAIMLKDIGSLLNHADFSFERLEFLQDTFMGLINIEQNKIIKMFTVLSVVFMPPTLIASIYGMNFRIMPELDWEQGYLYSIILMIASMAIIIGFFKRKKWL; encoded by the coding sequence ATGATTGTACTATATTTAAAATCACTCAACAAGGTTATCCGCGACCCCGAGGCGAAGCTCTTCGAGGAGTTGGGCTATGATGATTTGTTGTGGATAGATTTGTTGAAGCCCACGCCCAAGGAGCGCAAAATTGTGGAGGAGTTTATGGAAATCGATCTCCAAACGCGGCAGCAGATTGAGGAGATTGAGACCTCGTCGCGTTATTCGGAGTCGGAGAATGCGATTATCTGCAACTCGTCTTTTATTGTCACATCAAAGGATGATGTGGCGGGATATCGTAGCGAACCTGTCTCTTTTATCATATCAGAGGGGGTGTTGGTGTCTGTTCGTGGTGTCGAATTAAAAACTTTCGAGGAGGCGAGTCGGAAACTGCAAATCAATTATCGTAGTTATACGACGGGCTATCACGTGCTCATATCCATACTGGAGGCGCGAATCGACCTCGATGCCGATATGGTTGAGACTCTCAGCAAGCAGATTGCTACGGTGAATGTCTCAGACAAAGATGTTGATAAAAGTGTTGATAAAGAGATTCTTATTTTGATAAATAATTTACAGGAGAGTATGATGCTCTTGCGCGAGACGATTTTCGACCGTCAGCGATTGCTCAGCGGTATTCAGCGCAGCGAACGCTTCCCGAACGATATTTACCCGCGGGTGGCAATTATGCTCAAGGACATCGGCTCGCTGCTCAATCACGCCGATTTTAGCTTTGAACGTCTTGAATTCCTGCAAGATACCTTTATGGGTCTTATCAATATCGAGCAGAATAAGATTATCAAGATGTTTACGGTTCTCTCGGTGGTATTTATGCCTCCAACTTTGATTGCCAGCATCTACGGAATGAACTTCCGTATAATGCCTGAGTTGGATTGGGAGCAGGGCTACCTCTACTCCATTATTCTGATGATTGCTTCAATGGCTATAATCATCGGGTTTTTTAAGCGCAAAAAATGGCTATAA
- a CDS encoding Tripeptide aminopeptidase has product MRYVAFDTQSDPKSETYPSSAKQLALLNHLLEEMLAIGMTEVEIDEHGYVMGTLPATKGKDNEDVIGFIAHVDTAPDMSGANVKPIITQNYDGCDILLNEQYRLSPVEFPELKALQGHTIISTDGTTLLGADDKAGIAEILTAIEYLIENPEIEHGKIRVGFTPDEEIGAGVDYFNVEKFGAIYGYTVDGSVEGELEYENFNAASAKIVIAGRNIHPGYAKGKMINALHLAMELNTMLPFADKPEHTEGYEGFYHLTQMSGTVENATMEYIIRDHSSEKFEQRKVFMTEVVKLLNARFDEPRITLTLKDQYYNMRKMVEPHPAIIERAVRAMELAGVKPLIKPIRGGTDGSRLSYMGLPCPNIFTGGANFHGRFEYISLDTMERAVQTIINIIAVR; this is encoded by the coding sequence TTGCGTTACGTCGCCTTCGATACACAGAGCGACCCCAAAAGCGAAACCTACCCCTCATCAGCCAAGCAGCTTGCCTTGCTCAACCACCTATTGGAAGAGATGTTGGCTATTGGTATGACCGAAGTCGAGATTGACGAGCACGGTTATGTTATGGGTACGCTGCCCGCAACTAAAGGAAAAGATAATGAAGATGTTATAGGTTTTATCGCTCACGTAGACACTGCTCCGGATATGAGTGGTGCAAACGTAAAACCAATTATAACACAAAACTATGATGGCTGCGATATTCTTCTCAATGAGCAATATAGACTATCGCCTGTCGAGTTTCCCGAATTGAAGGCTCTGCAAGGGCACACAATCATCTCTACGGACGGCACAACGCTGCTTGGAGCTGACGATAAAGCCGGTATTGCAGAGATACTTACGGCGATAGAATATCTGATAGAGAATCCCGAAATTGAGCACGGCAAAATTAGAGTCGGCTTCACACCGGACGAAGAGATTGGCGCGGGTGTGGACTATTTCAATGTCGAAAAGTTTGGTGCGATATATGGCTATACGGTTGATGGTTCGGTGGAAGGAGAGCTCGAGTATGAGAACTTCAATGCTGCCTCGGCAAAGATAGTCATCGCAGGGCGCAACATTCACCCGGGGTATGCCAAGGGCAAGATGATTAACGCGCTACACCTTGCAATGGAGCTAAATACGATGTTGCCATTTGCTGATAAGCCAGAGCATACGGAAGGTTACGAAGGTTTTTATCACTTGACTCAAATGAGTGGGACAGTCGAAAATGCTACGATGGAGTACATTATTCGCGACCATAGTTCAGAAAAATTTGAGCAGCGTAAAGTTTTTATGACCGAGGTTGTAAAATTGTTGAACGCCCGATTCGACGAGCCGCGCATAACGCTCACTCTCAAAGATCAATACTACAATATGCGCAAGATGGTTGAGCCTCATCCTGCCATTATTGAGCGCGCTGTGCGGGCAATGGAACTAGCCGGTGTTAAACCCCTAATAAAGCCTATTCGTGGCGGTACGGACGGTTCGCGCCTTTCGTATATGGGGCTGCCCTGCCCGAATATTTTCACGGGTGGCGCTAATTTCCACGGACGATTTGAGTATATATCGCTCGACACGATGGAGCGCGCAGTGCAGACTATAATAAATATAATCGCAGTTCGCTAA